catatacataattactgtatatataatagataaccaaggacctactgtatagcacagggaactatatccattattttgtaataacctacaagggaaaagaatctgaaaaagaaatcagttatatatgtacaactgaatcacttttctgcaCACCTGGaaataacacaacactgtaaatcaactctgtcAATAGTAAATACATAAACCAGTCGGTGAAAAAACTTAGAAGACAAAGAGATAGTCAAAAGATATTTCCTCAAAATCATTGAAAGGCAAAGACCGAAGAACTCTCCCAGGTTAAGGGAAACTAAAGAGATGGGACAAATTTGCCACGAGTGATTGAATGTATGATCGTAATGAATCttggatcaggaaaaaaaaactttttattataaagaacaTCAGTGAAACAATTGGCAAATTTGATAAGATTTCTAGCCTAGAAATAGCATTGGGTcagtgttaatttcctgattttttggATAATTCTACTGCCTCTGTGGAAGAGAATGTCCTTGTTTGGACTTTTCTCCTGGGAATAGAAAGCCCAGGCCTTGGGAGCCAAGCACCCCCAGACAGTTTAAGGCGCCTGAGTGTTCACAGGTTGAAGGGAGCACTGTCCCAGAGTGAAAGTGAGGAAAGCCCGGGACCTGAGTTTGCACAATTTTTCCAAGGTCTCTGGAGCAAACAGAATGAAGAGAAGTCAGCTGTGTGAAGCTCGGGGGAAAGAGCATCCCAGGCGaggaagagcaagtgcaaagttTCTTAGGTGGGAATAGGCCCAGTGTGTTTGTTGGACAGAaacagaggtgtgtgtgtgtgagagagagagagagagagagagatgcctaGTAATGGAAGGGGAAGAGGTCACGGCGAGGTGGGATGAGAGGAGGGACATGGCCTTGCAGCCATGGGGAGGGGTAGGCTCAGATTTGCATCATAAACACAGATGACTTTGGTTGTAAGATGGAGAAtggattttaagattttaagcAGAAGGTTTGGGAAGAAGCCAGAGTTACCCAGGAAGGACAGGATGAGATGGGACCAGGGTAGACCAGGAGGTGGAGTAAAGTGGAAGGAATCTAGAGATGGTTAGACGATAAAGTCTGAACATGTTGCCGAGGGTGGGTGAGAAAAAGGGAGAGGTCAAGCATGACATGGGCTCCAGCAGCTGGAAGTTTAGGGCATTCTGCTCATAAGAGCCTCCCTGCCCTGGCGACCTATAGATAGAACAGGGTAGTCGCAGTTCACATTGTGAATTAGTAAACAGCAATCATTTAAGTCTGTCCTGTCACTTTTCACGACCTTGGTTCAGAGAAGCCTGCTCTCGTCTCACAAAAGCGAGTTTTGGTGCCACCCTGTGGCCACAGAAGGTATTGCCAGCGACCAAATTCCTAGGGGTCGCTAGGAACCCACAGGTCCCAGCATTTGAACTGTTCATCAAATCAtctggaaaaactttttttttttttttaaatcacagaaacATTCAAAAgtgcaaaaataaagaaaatagcacAACGAACCTCTTTGAAGTCTTCCACTCTGCTTCAGCAATTACACCACTACATGGCCAATCCCTCCCAGTTCCACAGCGAATTTGAAGCGAATTTCAGGCATCGCCAAATAGTTCTGTCCAGGAGAGGGAAATTCCCCCTTAATCTTCCCAGAGGTCTTTGAACAGACCTAATAATTAAATTGGTTCAAGACACTGAAAGGAGGGAAAAACCCAATTAATTTGTACGCACCTGTCTCATAGAACTAGGACGGCCAAAGTGATCAAAGGAGACTGTTTATACATCATTTTTAGACAAAGATAAGAGTGACACAGCCTGACTTCTTTCGCCATATTGGCCCCTTGAACTCCTCTCATCCTTCAAGAAGCAAATGGGGAAGGTCTCTGCCACCTTCTGGTATCCCTCTTTAGAAGTCCCCGGTTCTGTCTCActtggggagctttaaaaaacagGTATTAATGGCGATGGAAATCAGAACAGTGGTTGTCTCTGGGAAGAGAGGAGCCGGGATCAATTGGTAAAGGACAAGAATGAATCTTCTAGGGTGAAGGAAAAGTCTTCCATCTTGAAAGGGTTGTGGGTTGAATTTGTTAAAACTCACCAAAATAATACTTACGATCTGTGCATTTCATTGTAGGTAAATTATTCTTCAGAACTGTAAAAAGTGACAAAGTTACCGATGCTGGGGTTCTACCCTGGACCTTTCAATCAGAATCTCCAAATCTGGGGCGTGTGAGTGGCTGTCTGGAAAGCTGTGCAGGCGACTGTAACGTGCGGCCCAGGAGGACACACCGCTGGAGGAGCTAATCTCTCACCTCCATGTGGCCGGAGCTCTGGCACGGCTCCACCACGTTCCGCCAGGTATCCGTCCTTCCACGTATTTCTGTGCAAGTCCGTCCCGGCTGAGTTGTGCGTTCTGCGTTCCCCAGGTAACTGCCTCTGGGCCACCTGGTCATCTGCAAGATGCCGGGGGCGGGGTCGGAGGATCAGCGGAGCCAGGAGCCCGCAAAGCCGCTGCCCTGCGGGGTGTGGCAGGCCCTGCGGGTCCCACGTGGCGGGAGGGAGTGCGCAGGCACCACGCCTCAGGATTTTAGAGGTTCTGGAAGGTCTTCGGCTCTTGCGCCTCGAACGCCGGGACCCTGGCCGCCGGTCCGAGCAGTGATCATGAAGGGATCTGTGCAGCCTTACGGCCGGCCGACCTCGTGGCGCAACGGTAGCGCGTCTGACTCCAGATCAGAAGGTTGCGTGTTCAAATCACGTCGGGgtcagctcttttttttccctcatctttCGGTCAGTTTTCCCATTTTCAACTCTGTTGGAGCCCCACCGCCCAGGTCAAGGAAGAAACACCTAGTAGGGGCCGGAAGGGGAGGGTCCCTGGCGTGAAGTCTCGTTCCTCCCCGTCATGGGAGCCCAACGATCTCACGATAGTTTTGGTGGTAGACCTGGGTAATGTAAATGTGGGCCGAAAGCAGGGCTGCTGAGGACTGACGCGCGCTCCCGATCTCTCGACCGATAAGTTCGGGCTCTCGCGCAGGCTAGAAGGTTGTTCTGCAGCCATAGCCCTGACAGTCGTTTTCGCGGTGCTGGGCAGGATCCCTCGACGCACTCACTTTGCGACACGGTGTGCTCACGCTTCATGAGAAGTAAGAGTCCAGACCCCAGAGAAGCGATCCTCAGCAGGACTCCCGCGGACGAGGTGGCCGAGTGGTTAAGGCGATGGACTGCTAATCCATTGTGCTCTGCACGCGTGGGTTCGAATCCCATCCTCGTCGGTTGGCAGACACCTCTGCCTGTAACTTTTGTGATTCTTTTCCCCGAATAAGAATTTCTCTTGTTACCGTCTGTCTGCCGGGATTCGATTTCTGTATTACCCTTTCACACTCTTTCAGGTACAGCTGAGGATTTCGTCGCTTCTATTCTGTTTTCCAAATATAGCCAAAGATTAAGGTAGCACTCCGCCACTCACCTGCCATGAAGATGACTTGGCCAAGGAAAGAAGGTGCAAAACACTTAGATGTCGGGCGCCGTGGCTTAGTTGGTTAAAGCGCCTGTCTAGTAAACAGGAGatcctgggttcgaatcccagcgGTGCCTTTATAGCGTTGGTCGCTTTTGCGAACACTgaaatggggagggggaaaaCACCCCGACGGTTTTTGGAGATCTATCTATCCGTCCTCTCTCCCCCCTTAGAGAGAACCTACAGGTTAGTTTTGAGGAGGTCTATCCATCCTCTCTCTTCGGGAATATACGGGTTAATTTTCCGGAGCTCCATCAATTCTCTCTCCCTTCGGGAATCTACGGGTTGCTAGTAGTTGGCATTTTCTATTTCCGGCTGCGAGTCAACGTTCGTGTTGACTGGTTTGTGCTTCGTGTTGGCACCTGAACCTGACTTAAGCACCATAATTAGATTATTTGTGCGTGTCAGTATTTTGGCTTGGATGTTACTTCCCCAAGACGTTCAGTGATTCAGTTTTCgtattttgttttcctgtctcCCAATTTAGGGTTACCTGTTCCAAATTTTTCCTAAAGCTAGGATTGAGCAGTAATTCATATTTTACATAGTTTCATATGGAAACTTTTTTGTACGAAGTGGCCGGTTAGCTCAGTTGGTTAGAGCGTGGTGCTAATAACGCcaaggtcgcgggttcgatccccgtaCGGGccagtttattttcttctgaaaaaacaATTTGAAGCAACTCTTTTGTTGCTAGGGAAAGCTTGTGGAGCAATATTTCCAATACTTTTCACACTCAGAAGAGAAACATGTTTAAATTCAGACCAAAGTAGTAGTGACTTcagggggaggaagaaattttaacGAAACTGGATCTCCTCCTGTGATCTCTTTCTAAATCTGGAATGTTACTATGCGACTGCAAATGGAAGACTGCCAAGGATTGGAACAAAGATTGTCTCAGACCATACATATGGCACAGAACAACGGAGTGTGGGAAATGGGGTCAAAAATGAACTAACAAGTGTTTCCAGTCTTTCCCTAGTTTGCCCAGTCCCTGCCTGTCCTCTTCAGGAACTAAGAAGACGgccccttccctttctcttccacctTGTTTCCGATTCTACTTCTACTGGATCGCTGAGCCCATATCTGCATCTTGCATTTCCCCTCAGATCTGCTGCTCAGAAGCAAGAAACATATTCTTCCTCATGTAGCCTGGGACCCCACCCCATTTCCAGCACTGGCCCCAAGAGAACTCGACAAAAAAGACCAACCCTCATTCCCATTTCTTTGGCTCATCAATTCCTATATTCCCACACAGACACAGCCTCAGCCTTAGCAGCAGCAGCACTTTAATTCCACAAAAACTCAGAAAGCCACAACAGGTGGGCTTCAAAACCAGCAACAATTCTAACTGAACCCTGAGAGCAGTGAGACGACTCCCAAGTCACCCCCTCTACCATGCAATACATTCTTCCAGCTCCACCCAGGTTATGGCTGGGGAAATGGGGTGGTAGGAGACCAGAGCGCAGAAGCGGGAGGTTATCCATTTGCAAGTGTGCATCCTTGTCTGCATGGTGTGTGGTCAAGGACCACTTAAGCTCCCACAGTCTCTGGCACATGAGATGTGACCACTGGAGGTCAGGGTGGCCACAGTGGGGACTGGGCCACCGTTCTCCTTTCTTGATCGCATAATGGCAGTCATGTCTCCCAAACCCAGAGCTAAAGCCCTGGTTTCCCAGAGATAGTGCTCTAACTAGGGAAGAGAGGAGAACAAGGTAGCTGCAGATAGCCAACTGAATAGAAGCAGAGCATCACCTCCTCCCACCAGAAGGGCCTTTAGAACTTCCCATATACACCTGCATAAGGTCTAGCGAGTGGTCGCGGGCCGGCTAAACGTTATCTGGAAAAGCTTCCAATGCATAGGCCTCCCCTCAGTGGGCAGGTTCCCACCAAGGCTCCTTGAAGAGTCCTTAAGATCCTGCTGATACCTGGCCTTGCCAggcctctcctgccctcctggTCACTTGCACAGGGCCTCCAACACCTCCAGAGTGCGTCGGATATCCCGGACTTGGCGTGCCAGCCCCTGAACCGGCTGCAGAGCTCGCTCCAGCTCCTCACAGCGCGCCAGCAGGGTGTACATGCCCTTGATGCTCATGTCCACAGCTTCGCCTAAGGAGTCCACGGCATCACGGTAGGTCTGGATGCAGCCCACACTCAGAGCTGTCAGCTCCTGAACCGCACCACCTAACCCGCGAAGCAGACGGTCCACCCTGCCGCCCAGCTCCCGACTCAGCCGCTCCAGGTCCCGCAGCACGTCGGGATCGATGGGAGGGATGGCCGGAGTGGGTGTCGGCGCTGAACAGGGCCGCgcaggggcagggggcgggggttgAGGGGCGCCGCTCAGACGGATCTTCAGTTGCAGATTGTTGGCGACAAAGTGGGTGAGGTCGCCATGGCGGCTCACCGTGCCCTCGAGCTCCAGGGGGCTGGAGATGGTGgcgcgccgcccgccgcccgggcCATACTCGGCACCCCCTGCGGACCCAGCGCCTCCGCACGCCCCGCTCAGCCCGTCCAGGCTGCGGCTGTCCTGAAGGCGGCTGGAGAACGAACGGCCAGTCCTGCCGGCTGCCGCCTCCCCCTCATCGTCTTCCTTCTCCTGCTCACCATCCATCCCGCCGCCTCCAGGGCTCCCCCGACGGCAGACCCTCTCAGACGCAGGCTTGTCCTCTGGCGGCTCAGGGTTCTTGAGCCGCAAGGACCCATGCGGATCATGCTCGGGACCCGGCGCCCCCAGGCAGCTCTCTGCCCCAGACGGGGTTCCTCCCCGGCCCAGCTCATCCTCCCGAGGCTCCCGTTCCGGCCGGTGGACGAAGCTGCAGCTCGAAGTCTTTGGGGACGCCCTGGGGTGGCGGCTCGTGCCCTCAACGTTCTCGGCCTCTTCCTCTCCGGACAGCCGGAGGCCTGCGGGCGGCTCAGAGGGCGTTCGGCCCGGGCCGCCGCCGAAGATCGCGGCTTGCTGTTCTCCTAGAGCCAGGAGGTCCGCCTCGGGCCCAGGCCGCCCCCGAGGCGACTCCATACCGCAGTTGGGGGCAGGAACCGAGGAATTGCTTCGCCCCGGCTGGGAAGGCCTTGGCGGCTCCTTTAAGGGGCGTTGTAGAGGTGCGCCGATTGGCCACCGGCTGACAATGGTCAGGACGGAAACAACACTCTGATTGGGCGCGGCGACCAGGAAGTCCCAGAAGGAGTGCTGTTATTGAGCAATCGAACGCACGTGAGAGCCCGCGGGTGGAGAGAAGGAGGTGACAGCTGCGCTCTTCGCCCAGCCCTTTCAAAAAGTTGAGGGGGCAGATCTTAAAGATGAAGATCCTGAAACGTTGGAGTCCTCCGGGGGCGGGGCTCTGGCTTTTTCCGCCCACAGTTGCCAGGCCCACAACTGCCGCTTAACAAACACGTCTGGTGAGGACAGGAATCAGGGTTCCTAAGAGAGGTTTTTGGGATGGAAGTAGTATATCCTGCTTGGACAGTCGGGATTGAACCGCGCCTAGTTgatcaaaaaggataaaaccaGAATTCTCAACAGAACATGAATGGTTCGTTCCATGGTTCTAGGAAATGAACTGCCCAGAGCGGCTCACAGTGGGCATAAGCATAAGCGGGTTTAAGCGCTTCTCTTCTCATTTGCCACTCTGTCTTCCCGCCCTTTCCAGGTCTGAGAATTTCCTCTTGGAGGATGGTGTGTGATTTCACCACTAGGTAAAACATTCAATAAACGAATGACCTTGAAGGTCAGAGCCCTGGTACCATTCTGATCTCTCATGTCTTCCCCTACTGGTCCTgctgcagccacactggcctcctcacTCTTCCTGAGAAGACAGACATGCTGACGCCTCAGGGATTTAGACTTGCTCTTGCAactacccccaccccaaccacccTTTTTTTGAGGTTAGGTCTATCAACCAAGAAAAATTTTCATCTTGGatattcctcctttccttctctccttcggGTCCTTATTCGAATGTTATCTTTTCAGTGAGGCCTTCCTTACAGTGTTTAAAATTGCAACCACTTTCTCCAGCAATTCATCTTCCTTCCCTACCTTTTCTTCCTAGCACTTATCACCATCTGGAATACAATATATTTGCTTACTTGCTCATGTAAGTTCCAAGAGGTTAaggctttttgtctcttttgttctcATTTGTAGCCCCAGTGCTTAGGACAGTGCctagcatatagtaggtgctcaataaatatttattaagtaaatgACCCCAagccattaatttctcctttttggccTGAACTCATTCAAGATGTGTTTGCAtcacttcccaggccagggaacctacaccacagcagtggcctgactCAGAGCAGTAACAGCactcaatccttaacctgctgaaccaccagggaacacctctggcctcttcttataaggacacctaTCCCATCATGAGGTCCCCAATCTCATGacctaaacctaattacctccaaagttcccacctccaaataccatcacattgtgGGGTAAGGGTTCAACATGAATTTTAGAAAGCCCAAAACATTCAGTCTGTAACCAGGATCCAGAGTCATTCTTTTGGCCCCTCCCAGGGTATCTGAATCCCAGGGTTTGAGGACTCTTCCGCCTCATCAGGCAGAGCCCATCTTCACTGCAAAAGCTGGAATACCAAGCCGTCCCTTTCCCAGCTTCCCTGGCACATGGTTTAGGCTCCCACCACCATCTACTGGACCACTTCTGCAGTGGAATTCTTCCTGGCTGTGTAAAACCCAAGCCTAGTTCTCCTAGAGATTCTGTGAATTACCCAGCATGCTGAAAATAAGGTCTATTTGTGCCTAAATGAACTTGAATTGTTTTCTGTTGCATGCAACCAGAAATCCTAGCTGATACACTCCCCCACTTtccagaagggaagaaaggactAGCTTCCATTAGACCTTGCAGAAGAAGGATGCAACTTTCCCAAGAGCCCCAGTTAATCTCCCTCCACATCTCATTGGCCTGAACTGGTTCATATGCCCAGTTTAGTCACTTTGGCCAGGGTAACACCCTGTATGATTGACTTAGGACTGAGCATCTGGAAGCTATCACTCTGGCAAGGTGATAAGAGTTAACTGATTAGGTTAAAACAATTATGCTCCTCCTGGAGCTAGAGGTGGAGGGTTACTTCTCTCCAAACTCAAACAGCTGCAACACAGTGGGGGGGGGAGTGGCTGTGGGGGAGTGACCACAGTGTCCACTACATTAAGGGTCAGCAAAA
The Phacochoerus africanus isolate WHEZ1 chromosome 14, ROS_Pafr_v1, whole genome shotgun sequence DNA segment above includes these coding regions:
- the BORCS6 gene encoding BLOC-1-related complex subunit 6: MESPRGRPGPEADLLALGEQQAAIFGGGPGRTPSEPPAGLRLSGEEEAENVEGTSRHPRASPKTSSCSFVHRPEREPREDELGRGGTPSGAESCLGAPGPEHDPHGSLRLKNPEPPEDKPASERVCRRGSPGGGGMDGEQEKEDDEGEAAAGRTGRSFSSRLQDSRSLDGLSGACGGAGSAGGAEYGPGGGRRATISSPLELEGTVSRHGDLTHFVANNLQLKIRLSGAPQPPPPAPARPCSAPTPTPAIPPIDPDVLRDLERLSRELGGRVDRLLRGLGGAVQELTALSVGCIQTYRDAVDSLGEAVDMSIKGMYTLLARCEELERALQPVQGLARQVRDIRRTLEVLEALCK